Proteins found in one Balneola sp. genomic segment:
- a CDS encoding integration host factor subunit beta, producing the protein MMTYTKRDIVRRVAEAKGEPMIKVEPWIDAVIVAMREIMMSANTECRIEIRDFGVFEVKETKAKPKARNPKTNEVIYVPAHRKTHFKPSKLLKTFLRQPLEDVK; encoded by the coding sequence ATGATGACTTACACTAAGCGTGATATTGTTCGTCGGGTAGCGGAAGCTAAAGGCGAACCAATGATCAAAGTAGAACCTTGGATTGATGCTGTAATCGTTGCAATGCGCGAGATTATGATGTCAGCAAATACCGAGTGCCGTATCGAAATACGCGATTTTGGTGTATTTGAGGTAAAGGAGACTAAAGCAAAGCCAAAGGCTAGGAACCCGAAGACTAACGAGGTGATTTATGTGCCAGCACACCGTAAGACTCACTTCAAACCAAGTAAACTTTTAAAAACCTTTTTACGTCAGCCTTTAGAAGACGTAAAGTAA